From Campylobacter pinnipediorum subsp. caledonicus:
CTGGATTATTTTTAGATAAGTTTATAAGAGATGAAAATAAACAAAAATGGATGCACCAAGATATAGCCGGCCCAGCATATGTTCAAAAAGCTTGGGGATACAACCAACATGGAGCTAGCGGTGCTGGTGTAAGAATGAACTTATATTATCTAAATGAAATTGCGAAGGAGGCATAATGGGTTTAAGTGTAGGCATAGTAGGACTTCCAAACGTAGGTAAATCAACAACTTTTAATGCTTTGACCAAAGCTCAAAATGCACAAAGTGCAAACTATCCATTTTGCACGATAGAGCCAAACAAGGCAATAGTTGCTGTTCCTGATAAAAGACTAAACGAGTTAGCAAAAATCGTAAATCCAAATAAAATACAGTATTCAACAATAGAATTTGTTGATATTGCTGGACTTGTAAAAGGCGCTAGTAAGGGCGAAGGACTTGGTAATAAGTTTTTATCAAATATAAGAGAAACAGAGGTTATACTTCATATGGTTCGTTGTTTTGATGATGAAAACATTACCCATGTTGAGGGCAAAGTTGATCCGGTTAGAGATATAGAGATAATACAAACTGAGCTAATCTTAGCTGATATAGAACAGATAAATAAAAAAATAGAAAAACTAAACAAAGAAGCAAAAGCAAATGTAAAGGGCGCAAAAGATAGCTTAGAAATAGCAAATAAACTTTTAGCACACTTAAATGATGGATTAAGTGCTAGTAGCTTTGATGAACGAGATAATGATATATATAAGGCTTTAAATAAAGAGCTTAGGCTTTTAAGCGCAAAAGAAGTTATATATGGCGCTAACGTAGATGAAGGCTTTATAGCAAGTGATAATGAATATGTTACACAATTAAAAGAGTATGCAAAAAAATCAAACCATGAAGTTATAAAACTTTGCGCAAAGATAGAAGAAGAATTAATAGGGCTTGATGATGCTGAGGCACACGAACTTTTATCATCACTTGGCGCTAGTGAAAGTGGGCTTGAAAAAATAATAAGAACATCGTTTGCGAAATTAAATTTAATAAGCTATTTTACAGCAGGTGTTGTGGAAGTAAGAGCTTGGACTATAACAAATGGTTGGAAGGCTCCAAAAGCAGCAAGTGTGATACATAATGACTTTGAACGTGGCTTTATAAGAGCTGAGGTTATAAGTTATGATGATTATATAGCCAACGGAGGCGAAAACGGAGCAAAAGAAGCTGGCAAAATGCGCCTAGAAGGCAAAGACTATGTAGTTGTTGATGGAGATGTTATGCATTTTAGATTTAATGTCTAAAATGCAAAAACATTATAAAATTTGTATCAAAAGTTCATCTATTATCTCATTGCTTGATTTATTTATAGCATTGAAAATAGTTGATGAACTTTTATCCTCAAAAGAATTTCTTTTTTCAATTATTCCTGATTTTAGCACTTTTTCATCTTGTTTTAGTTCATAAGCGATAGAAATTTCAGCATAGTTATCTCTTGCATGCATTGCAAGCAATTTGACACTTAATTTTAAAT
This genomic window contains:
- the ychF gene encoding redox-regulated ATPase YchF; the protein is MGLSVGIVGLPNVGKSTTFNALTKAQNAQSANYPFCTIEPNKAIVAVPDKRLNELAKIVNPNKIQYSTIEFVDIAGLVKGASKGEGLGNKFLSNIRETEVILHMVRCFDDENITHVEGKVDPVRDIEIIQTELILADIEQINKKIEKLNKEAKANVKGAKDSLEIANKLLAHLNDGLSASSFDERDNDIYKALNKELRLLSAKEVIYGANVDEGFIASDNEYVTQLKEYAKKSNHEVIKLCAKIEEELIGLDDAEAHELLSSLGASESGLEKIIRTSFAKLNLISYFTAGVVEVRAWTITNGWKAPKAASVIHNDFERGFIRAEVISYDDYIANGGENGAKEAGKMRLEGKDYVVVDGDVMHFRFNV